One genomic window of Parabacteroides pacaensis includes the following:
- a CDS encoding glycoside hydrolase family 43 protein: MSVKKVFSCCACLLFILSVKAQEIVPGEVWPDDKGIHVNAHGGGMLYVGGKYYWFGEYKSDTTSVALDGVTCYSSPDLVHWKNEGISLPVMPENSYSDIERGCILERPKVVFNKKTGKYVMWFHLELKGKGYAAARVGVAVSDKVTGPYRFVHSYRPCAGFWPENMPDKHRNLSETPDDFKEWWTPEWLAAVDNGLFVRRDRLGGQMSRDMTIFVDDDERAYHIYASEENLTLQIAELSADYQSHTGRYIRIFPGGHNEAPAIFKKDGTYYLITSGCTGWEPNAARLFSAPSIWGPWKQHPNPCRGTGAEKTFHSQGTFIFPVEGKKDVFIFMADRWRPKHPSDARYIWLPIQFENGLPVLKWMDKWNLKDL, translated from the coding sequence ATGAGTGTGAAAAAAGTATTTAGTTGTTGTGCATGTTTGTTGTTTATTTTATCTGTAAAAGCACAAGAGATTGTACCGGGCGAAGTATGGCCGGATGATAAAGGAATTCACGTAAATGCCCATGGTGGCGGGATGTTGTATGTAGGAGGTAAATATTATTGGTTTGGAGAATATAAAAGCGATACCACAAGTGTGGCTTTGGACGGGGTGACTTGTTATTCTTCTCCCGATTTGGTTCATTGGAAAAACGAGGGGATTTCCTTGCCTGTGATGCCTGAAAATTCTTATAGCGATATCGAGAGGGGATGTATCCTGGAACGCCCCAAAGTTGTATTTAATAAAAAAACAGGAAAATACGTGATGTGGTTTCATCTGGAACTGAAAGGAAAAGGATATGCGGCTGCCCGGGTGGGAGTAGCTGTAAGTGATAAAGTTACCGGCCCCTATCGTTTTGTACATTCTTATCGTCCCTGTGCCGGCTTTTGGCCTGAAAATATGCCTGATAAACATCGTAACTTATCGGAAACTCCGGATGATTTTAAAGAATGGTGGACTCCGGAATGGCTCGCAGCAGTGGATAACGGGTTGTTTGTCCGCCGGGATAGGTTAGGAGGGCAGATGTCCAGAGACATGACTATTTTTGTAGATGACGATGAGAGAGCCTATCATATTTATGCATCGGAAGAAAACCTCACGTTACAAATTGCGGAGTTGTCTGCTGATTATCAAAGCCATACCGGACGGTATATCCGGATTTTCCCCGGCGGCCATAACGAAGCTCCTGCTATTTTTAAAAAAGACGGTACGTATTATCTGATAACGTCCGGTTGTACAGGGTGGGAACCGAATGCTGCACGTCTGTTTTCGGCTCCTTCCATCTGGGGGCCTTGGAAACAGCATCCGAATCCTTGCCGGGGAACGGGCGCGGAAAAAACATTTCATTCGCAAGGGACTTTTATCTTTCCGGTAGAGGGTAAAAAGGATGTTTTCATTTTTATGGCAGACCGGTGGCGTCCTAAACATCCGTCGGATGCCCGGTATATCTGGCTGCCTATTCAATTTGAAAACGGTTTGCCGGTATTGAAATGGATGGATAAGTGGAATTTGAAGGATCTATAA
- the fabG gene encoding 3-oxoacyl-[acyl-carrier-protein] reductase, which translates to MKLLEGKVAVITGAARGIGKAIALKFAQEGADIAFTDLAIDENAKATEQEIAILGVKVKGYASNAANFEDTHQVVADIVKDFGRIDILVNNAGITRDGLMMRMSEQQWDMVINVNLKSAFNFIHAVTPVMMKQKTGSIINMASVVGVSGNAGQCNYSASKAGMIGLAKSIAKELGSRGIRANAIAPGFIITDMTAALSDEVREQWAKQIPLRRGGTPEDVANVATFLASDLSSYVSGQVIHCCGGMNM; encoded by the coding sequence ATGAAATTATTAGAAGGAAAAGTAGCCGTTATCACGGGTGCTGCCCGGGGTATCGGTAAAGCTATTGCTTTAAAGTTTGCTCAGGAAGGTGCGGATATTGCGTTTACAGACTTAGCTATCGATGAGAATGCAAAAGCTACTGAACAGGAAATTGCCATTTTGGGAGTAAAGGTAAAAGGATATGCTTCTAATGCCGCAAACTTCGAAGATACTCATCAGGTGGTTGCGGATATTGTAAAAGATTTTGGCCGCATCGACATTCTGGTAAATAATGCCGGTATTACGCGTGACGGTTTGATGATGCGTATGAGTGAACAACAATGGGATATGGTTATCAATGTAAACTTGAAATCCGCTTTTAATTTTATACATGCTGTCACCCCTGTGATGATGAAACAGAAAACAGGTAGCATTATTAATATGGCTTCCGTAGTTGGAGTTTCCGGAAATGCCGGGCAATGTAATTATTCTGCCTCTAAAGCGGGTATGATCGGATTAGCAAAGAGTATTGCTAAAGAATTGGGTTCACGTGGTATCCGTGCCAATGCAATTGCTCCGGGATTTATTATTACTGATATGACGGCAGCTTTATCTGATGAAGTACGTGAGCAATGGGCTAAACAAATACCTTTACGTCGGGGGGGGACACCGGAGGATGTAGCAAATGTAGCTACGTTTTTGGCTTCCGATTTATCGTCCTATGTATCAGGCCAAGTAATTCATTGTTGTGGTGGAATGAACATGTAA
- a CDS encoding alpha-L-rhamnosidase-related protein: protein MNMQGTIRLIRFLLWLIVILPGKSIPLTAQDIPHGLLTDLIAHTDKVYINGYPSTLTLENVTEAIEPVQYIEIQSSYPSFSWMVPGEGNGTYQTAYHIIVSDSREKALKKEGNVWDSGRVESNQSVSIICGGQGLKPQTNYFWRVRVFTNAASEPGWSDIKAFRTASRLSDYASACEMQVKTPEYPQEILFTKDGARLFDFGKDAFSQLRISLTSKTGRDSVQVRLGEFLSEDSVLTTLPGSSIRMQEYTVPLMKGRHTYQVKIRKDKRNTGDAAIQMKGHIGEVLPFRYVAVYNYSHPLTCMDVTRESVHVPFDETSAFFHCNNDTLNQIWDLCKYTMKATSFTGIYIDGDRERIPYEADVFINQLGHYCTDRSYAMARHSWEYLLDHPTWPTEWILQGVILAWNDYMYTGDARSLKANYTILKHRTLSALKGSNGLITTTTGLQTPEFSKSIRFNGQIRDIVDWPNRPGIFGKGMPGEADGFVFTDYNAVTNAWHYETLKIMAKIAAVTGHEEEVKYFEEEALKVRKTYNKLFFNKKSGLYCDGDTTRHASLHTNMFAVDFGLVPSKYISGINDFIVSRGMACSVYGSQFLMDALYDMGNEQHALSLLTDTSDRSWYNMIRVGSTITLEAWDNKYKPNQDWNHAWGAVPANIIMRRLVGVEPLSPGFETVRIHPQIGHLTNVEARIPTIRGTIKLKIDKGEIYKLSLTLPANMKGEVYIPLKEIHIKGKDRQAGKIVSKNGCKYLYIPNVSAGTWHFEI from the coding sequence ATGAATATGCAAGGTACTATCCGACTTATCCGGTTTTTGTTATGGTTAATTGTTATTTTACCGGGTAAGAGTATTCCGTTGACAGCCCAGGACATTCCGCATGGTTTGTTAACGGATTTAATAGCTCATACGGACAAAGTATATATAAACGGATATCCTTCCACATTGACGTTAGAGAATGTTACAGAGGCAATCGAACCTGTACAGTATATTGAAATCCAGTCTTCTTATCCTTCTTTTTCCTGGATGGTTCCCGGCGAAGGAAACGGAACCTATCAAACAGCTTACCATATCATTGTTTCGGATTCAAGAGAAAAGGCATTAAAAAAAGAAGGAAATGTTTGGGATAGCGGCAGAGTAGAAAGTAACCAATCTGTTTCCATAATTTGTGGCGGCCAAGGGTTAAAACCGCAAACCAATTATTTCTGGCGTGTCCGGGTTTTTACCAATGCGGCAAGTGAACCGGGTTGGTCGGATATAAAAGCTTTCCGCACAGCTTCCCGGTTATCTGATTATGCTTCTGCGTGTGAAATGCAAGTGAAGACACCGGAATATCCCCAGGAAATTCTCTTTACTAAAGATGGTGCTCGGTTGTTTGATTTCGGAAAAGACGCATTTTCCCAATTAAGAATAAGCCTTACTTCCAAAACGGGAAGAGATTCGGTACAGGTACGGTTAGGCGAATTCTTATCCGAAGATAGTGTGTTAACTACTTTGCCGGGTTCGTCTATTCGCATGCAGGAGTACACGGTTCCTTTGATGAAAGGTAGGCATACTTATCAGGTAAAAATCCGGAAAGACAAGCGCAATACCGGGGATGCTGCTATTCAAATGAAAGGGCATATAGGAGAAGTTTTGCCTTTCCGGTATGTTGCGGTTTATAATTATAGCCATCCTTTGACCTGCATGGATGTAACCCGTGAAAGCGTGCATGTTCCTTTTGATGAAACATCCGCCTTTTTCCATTGCAATAATGATACGTTGAATCAAATATGGGATTTATGTAAATATACTATGAAGGCCACTTCTTTTACCGGAATTTACATAGATGGCGACAGGGAACGTATTCCCTATGAGGCCGATGTATTCATTAACCAGTTAGGGCATTATTGTACAGATCGTTCGTATGCCATGGCGCGCCATTCGTGGGAATATTTGTTAGATCATCCTACCTGGCCTACCGAATGGATTTTGCAGGGTGTAATTTTGGCGTGGAATGATTATATGTATACGGGAGACGCACGTTCTTTGAAAGCCAACTATACTATATTAAAACACCGCACCTTGTCTGCTTTAAAAGGGAGCAATGGATTGATCACTACTACTACAGGTCTTCAAACGCCTGAATTTTCCAAGTCGATACGTTTCAACGGCCAGATAAGGGATATAGTAGATTGGCCTAACCGTCCGGGCATTTTCGGGAAAGGAATGCCGGGTGAGGCAGACGGGTTTGTGTTTACCGATTATAATGCCGTGACGAATGCCTGGCATTATGAAACGTTGAAAATAATGGCAAAGATAGCGGCGGTAACCGGTCACGAAGAAGAAGTTAAGTATTTTGAAGAGGAAGCTCTAAAAGTAAGAAAAACCTATAATAAGCTGTTTTTTAATAAGAAATCCGGGTTGTATTGTGACGGAGATACGACCAGGCATGCATCTTTACACACAAATATGTTTGCCGTAGATTTCGGGCTGGTTCCTTCTAAATATATTTCCGGAATAAATGATTTTATCGTTTCCAGGGGAATGGCTTGTAGTGTATATGGCTCCCAGTTCTTGATGGATGCATTATATGATATGGGAAATGAACAACATGCCTTGTCTTTGTTAACGGATACTTCGGATCGTAGCTGGTATAATATGATCCGGGTAGGTAGTACGATAACTTTGGAAGCTTGGGATAACAAATATAAACCTAACCAAGACTGGAATCATGCGTGGGGAGCTGTTCCTGCTAATATTATTATGCGCCGGCTGGTAGGTGTTGAGCCTCTTTCTCCCGGATTCGAAACGGTTCGCATCCATCCTCAAATAGGCCATCTTACTAATGTGGAAGCACGGATTCCGACTATCCGGGGAACTATCAAACTAAAAATAGATAAAGGGGAGATCTATAAATTGTCTCTTACCTTGCCTGCTAATATGAAAGGAGAAGTTTATATTCCGTTAAAAGAAATTCATATAAAGGGAAAAGACCGGCAAGCAGGAAAAATAGTAAGTAAGAATGGTTGTAAATACCTGTATATACCGAATGTTTCGGCAGGCACTTGGCACTTTGAGATTTAA
- a CDS encoding DUF2264 domain-containing protein yields the protein MCKHYFFILITFVLFSIRTFAQPSTGSEDRAFWIETMVKIADPVLNNLSQGSLKKNMPYESLSSTRSEFAHLEAVGRLICGIAPWLELGPDHTPEGQLRKKYIDLAVKGLKNAVDPSSPDYLVFGKPSQPLVDAAFLAQGLLRARTQLWDNMDQQARQWMITELKRSRNIQPYESNWLLFASMVEAALLEFTGECDRERLVYGINKFKDEWYKGDALYGDGADFHMDYYNSFVIHPMFTDVLGIMKKHQLAGGEFYDTQVKRLARYADILERFISPEGTFPVVGRSIVYRFGTMHALAQACLMKILPKHIKPAQVRCAMTAVIRNQLKSPQNFDNNGWLRVGFTGEQIGMSETYINTGSTYLCTMGLLQLGLPASDEFWTVPYTEWTCKKAWNGQEVQIDHAIR from the coding sequence ATGTGCAAACACTACTTTTTCATCCTGATTACATTCGTCCTTTTCTCTATAAGGACTTTTGCCCAGCCGTCTACCGGCTCAGAAGACCGTGCCTTTTGGATAGAAACCATGGTAAAAATAGCAGACCCGGTTTTAAATAATCTCAGTCAAGGCTCATTGAAAAAAAATATGCCTTACGAATCGTTAAGCTCCACCCGTAGCGAATTTGCCCACCTGGAAGCTGTAGGACGCCTGATATGCGGAATAGCTCCCTGGCTGGAGTTAGGTCCTGATCATACCCCCGAAGGGCAACTTCGAAAGAAGTACATCGATCTGGCTGTCAAAGGGCTCAAAAATGCCGTGGATCCTTCTTCTCCCGATTACCTTGTCTTCGGCAAACCCAGCCAACCGTTAGTAGACGCAGCATTTCTTGCCCAAGGATTACTTCGCGCCCGTACTCAGTTATGGGACAATATGGACCAACAAGCCCGGCAATGGATGATTACCGAATTAAAACGCAGCCGGAATATCCAGCCTTACGAAAGCAACTGGCTCTTGTTTGCCTCGATGGTAGAGGCCGCCTTGCTGGAATTTACCGGCGAATGCGACCGGGAACGGCTTGTTTACGGAATAAACAAATTTAAAGACGAGTGGTATAAAGGAGATGCTTTATACGGAGACGGGGCCGATTTTCACATGGATTATTACAACAGTTTCGTTATTCATCCGATGTTTACCGATGTATTAGGTATTATGAAGAAGCACCAGCTTGCAGGAGGCGAATTCTATGATACACAGGTAAAACGCCTGGCCCGTTATGCTGATATTCTGGAGCGGTTTATTTCGCCCGAAGGGACTTTCCCGGTGGTAGGACGTTCTATCGTGTACCGGTTCGGAACAATGCATGCTTTGGCACAGGCTTGTTTAATGAAAATTCTGCCGAAGCATATAAAACCGGCACAAGTACGTTGTGCCATGACTGCTGTGATCCGCAACCAGCTGAAATCTCCCCAAAACTTCGATAATAACGGTTGGCTGCGGGTAGGTTTTACAGGCGAACAAATCGGGATGAGCGAAACCTACATTAATACGGGCAGCACGTACCTGTGCACCATGGGATTATTACAATTAGGGCTACCTGCCTCCGACGAATTTTGGACGGTTCCTTACACCGAATGGACTTGTAAAAAAGCATGGAACGGACAGGAAGTACAAATAGACCACGCAATCCGGTAA
- a CDS encoding RluA family pseudouridine synthase has translation MEVVYEDNHIIVVNKTCREIVQGDKTGDTPLSELVKQYLKKKYCKPGNVFIGVAHRLDRPVTGLVLFAKTSKALARLNEMFREGSVKKTYWAIVKKQPPHEEDELINYLVRNEKQNKSYAYDMERPGSKKAVLHYKIIARSDNYYLLEIDLKTGRHHQIRCQLAKMGCPIKGDLKYGAERSNNDGGISLHARSMEFIHPVSKLPVKVVAPVPEEKLWKNISDSVVEK, from the coding sequence ATGGAAGTCGTCTACGAGGACAATCATATTATTGTAGTAAACAAGACCTGCCGCGAAATCGTGCAAGGCGATAAGACGGGTGATACTCCGCTTTCGGAATTGGTAAAACAATATCTGAAAAAGAAGTATTGCAAACCGGGAAATGTCTTTATCGGAGTTGCCCATCGGTTGGATCGTCCGGTTACAGGGTTGGTCTTGTTTGCTAAAACAAGCAAAGCACTTGCTCGTCTAAATGAAATGTTTCGGGAAGGAAGTGTAAAGAAAACATATTGGGCCATTGTAAAGAAGCAACCTCCCCATGAGGAAGACGAGTTAATAAATTATTTAGTACGCAACGAAAAGCAAAATAAAAGTTATGCTTATGATATGGAAAGACCCGGATCAAAGAAAGCGGTTTTGCATTACAAAATAATAGCTCGTTCGGATAATTATTATTTGTTGGAAATCGATTTGAAAACAGGACGCCATCACCAGATCCGTTGCCAGTTGGCTAAAATGGGTTGTCCTATTAAAGGAGACCTAAAATATGGAGCCGAACGTTCTAATAATGATGGCGGAATAAGTTTACATGCTCGCAGCATGGAATTTATTCATCCGGTATCTAAATTGCCGGTTAAAGTTGTTGCACCAGTACCGGAAGAGAAGTTGTGGAAAAATATTTCAGATTCAGTTGTGGAAAAGTAA
- the ansB gene encoding L-asparaginase 2, which produces MRTFKNLASLILLVFGFACSVSAAPLPRIHILATGGTIAGVGASSTGSAYKPGQLGIDQLLEAVPEINKVAEVTGEQIFTIASQDMTDVDWLKLAQRVNQLLARDDVDGIVITHGTDTMEETAYFLNLTVKSNKPVVLTGAMRPATSLSADGPLNLFNAVVTAGAKESEGRGTLIVLNGIILGARDATKTNTLSVQTFQSPNSGILGYVHDGEVNYQLKNEKLHTSQSVFDITNRTTLPKVGIVYGYANADPVLVEALINAGYEGIVHAGVGNGNIHKQVFPALIKARNKGIQVVRSSRVPTGPSTLDAEVDDQANRFIAALDLNPQKARILLMLALTETNDWEKIQEMFLVY; this is translated from the coding sequence ATGAGAACTTTTAAGAATTTAGCAAGCCTTATTTTACTTGTTTTTGGTTTTGCCTGTTCGGTTTCTGCAGCCCCGTTGCCCCGCATTCACATTCTTGCTACGGGAGGTACTATTGCCGGAGTAGGAGCTTCGTCCACCGGTTCAGCTTACAAGCCGGGTCAATTAGGGATAGACCAGTTATTGGAAGCTGTCCCTGAAATTAATAAAGTAGCTGAAGTGACGGGTGAGCAAATCTTTACCATCGCTTCACAAGATATGACAGACGTCGATTGGTTGAAATTGGCACAAAGGGTTAATCAGCTCCTTGCCCGGGATGATGTAGATGGCATTGTAATTACTCACGGAACAGATACGATGGAGGAAACTGCTTACTTCCTTAATCTTACTGTAAAAAGCAACAAACCGGTTGTGTTAACCGGAGCCATGCGTCCTGCCACATCACTAAGTGCGGATGGCCCGCTTAATTTATTCAATGCCGTAGTAACGGCGGGAGCCAAGGAATCAGAAGGCAGAGGCACATTGATTGTTCTGAACGGCATTATTTTAGGGGCAAGAGATGCCACAAAGACTAATACACTAAGTGTACAGACATTTCAATCTCCTAACTCCGGAATATTAGGATATGTCCATGACGGAGAAGTAAATTATCAATTAAAAAATGAAAAATTGCATACTTCACAGTCCGTTTTTGATATAACAAACAGAACTACCTTACCGAAAGTAGGCATTGTTTACGGATATGCAAATGCAGATCCTGTTCTGGTGGAAGCTCTTATAAATGCTGGTTATGAAGGAATTGTACATGCGGGAGTAGGGAACGGTAACATTCATAAACAAGTATTTCCTGCGCTGATAAAAGCTCGTAATAAAGGAATCCAGGTGGTTCGTTCTTCACGGGTTCCTACGGGGCCGTCTACTTTGGATGCAGAAGTAGACGATCAGGCAAACCGCTTTATTGCCGCTCTGGATTTGAATCCTCAAAAAGCACGTATTTTATTAATGCTGGCGTTAACCGAAACCAATGATTGGGAGAAAATACAGGAAATGTTTTTAGTATACTAG
- a CDS encoding peptidylprolyl isomerase → MKAQEKETLVLIETSMGKIKVKLYNDTPLHRDNFLKLVKDGTYDGLLFHRIIKLFMIQGGDVTSKDAPMDKPLGEGELGYTLPAEIRIPKYFHKKGALCAARTSDDVNPDKESSSCQFYIVSGKFYTDHEIDKMEAERIEKLRNSIFGKYGVTENDTLKAYARPAEKTAYAIERDSLARKAMAEYEARFQEIHITPEQREAYKIEGGAPHLDGNYTVFGEVIDGIKTVEKISMVATNENDRPLQNIKIKTMKIVAK, encoded by the coding sequence CTGAAAGCTCAAGAAAAAGAGACATTAGTATTAATCGAAACCTCAATGGGAAAAATAAAGGTAAAACTTTATAATGATACTCCGCTTCACCGGGACAATTTCCTCAAATTAGTAAAAGATGGTACTTACGACGGCCTCTTGTTCCATCGGATCATTAAGCTTTTTATGATACAAGGGGGTGATGTCACCTCTAAAGATGCCCCCATGGATAAGCCGCTAGGTGAAGGTGAACTTGGGTATACACTTCCGGCAGAAATTCGTATTCCTAAATATTTTCATAAAAAAGGAGCATTATGTGCCGCTCGTACAAGTGACGACGTAAATCCGGATAAAGAATCTTCCTCTTGTCAATTTTATATTGTTTCCGGCAAATTTTATACCGATCATGAGATAGATAAAATGGAAGCCGAAAGAATAGAAAAACTTCGTAACAGTATTTTTGGTAAATACGGAGTTACGGAAAATGACACTTTAAAAGCCTATGCACGTCCGGCGGAAAAGACAGCTTACGCAATTGAAAGAGATTCTTTAGCCCGCAAAGCAATGGCCGAGTATGAAGCACGTTTTCAGGAAATCCACATCACTCCGGAACAAAGAGAAGCTTATAAAATAGAAGGAGGCGCACCTCATTTGGATGGAAACTATACCGTATTCGGGGAAGTAATAGACGGCATAAAAACAGTAGAGAAAATTAGTATGGTAGCTACAAATGAAAACGACCGGCCTTTGCAAAACATAAAGATAAAAACAATGAAAATTGTAGCAAAATAA
- a CDS encoding MATE family efflux transporter, which yields MQFCISGYKKHYIQTLKLGGPIMLGQLGIIIVGFADNIMVGHHSTGELAAASFVNNFFTLAFIFGIGFSYGLTPIIGTLFANQQYQEIGATLKNSLLINFIVGILLSLCMFLLLLHIDLLNQPEELLPYIIPYYILQLFSIIFAILFNSFKQFSDGSLDTQTPMWIMLGANILNIIGNYFLIYGKWGFPELGLTGAGISTLGSRILTLLTFGILFLYGNKYKPYLTGFRKGTINRFHISRLIKIGLPVGLQMGVETASFSLSVIMMGWLGSIALAAHQIVGVVTTLGFMVYYGIAAAVTIRVSNFMGKKDVPNIRRASFAGLHIILLVAVLVVIFIFCLRNQIGYLFTTEKEVVMLVALLSLPVMAYQFGDGLQILFSNALRGIRDVTYMAVAAFICHFLLSLPIGYFCGFVLNWGALGIWCGFPIGLTTLGIILYYRFNRLTRL from the coding sequence ATGCAATTCTGTATATCTGGTTACAAAAAACATTATATCCAAACTCTTAAATTAGGAGGGCCTATTATGCTAGGCCAACTGGGAATTATTATAGTTGGTTTCGCTGATAACATCATGGTAGGCCATCATAGTACGGGCGAATTAGCGGCAGCTTCGTTTGTTAATAATTTTTTTACGTTGGCCTTTATATTCGGCATAGGTTTTTCTTACGGTCTGACTCCTATTATCGGTACCCTATTCGCCAATCAACAATATCAAGAAATTGGCGCGACTCTAAAAAACAGTTTACTAATAAATTTTATTGTCGGCATTTTATTAAGCTTGTGTATGTTCTTGTTACTGCTTCATATCGATCTGTTGAACCAGCCTGAAGAATTACTACCCTACATTATTCCCTATTATATCTTACAGCTTTTTTCCATTATATTTGCCATATTATTCAATTCCTTTAAGCAATTTTCCGACGGTTCTCTGGATACCCAAACCCCAATGTGGATAATGTTAGGAGCGAATATACTGAATATTATCGGTAACTATTTCCTTATTTACGGCAAATGGGGATTTCCGGAACTAGGTTTGACGGGAGCTGGAATTTCTACTTTAGGAAGCAGGATACTTACTTTACTTACTTTTGGGATCCTATTTTTATACGGAAATAAATACAAGCCTTATTTAACCGGTTTCCGTAAAGGTACAATCAATCGATTTCATATTTCCCGCCTCATAAAAATAGGTCTGCCGGTAGGACTACAAATGGGAGTGGAAACAGCCTCTTTCAGTTTAAGTGTGATTATGATGGGATGGCTAGGAAGCATTGCTCTGGCTGCTCATCAAATTGTAGGAGTGGTTACAACTCTGGGATTCATGGTTTATTATGGAATTGCCGCTGCCGTAACCATCCGGGTAAGTAATTTTATGGGGAAGAAGGATGTGCCAAACATACGAAGGGCTTCATTCGCGGGATTACATATCATTCTGCTAGTAGCTGTGCTGGTTGTAATATTTATATTTTGTTTACGAAATCAGATCGGTTATTTGTTTACAACCGAAAAGGAGGTAGTGATGTTAGTAGCACTTCTTAGCCTTCCGGTAATGGCTTATCAATTTGGTGACGGACTTCAAATTTTATTTTCTAACGCATTACGTGGTATCCGGGATGTTACTTACATGGCCGTTGCTGCTTTTATTTGCCATTTTCTTTTGTCGCTTCCTATCGGATATTTCTGCGGGTTTGTTTTAAATTGGGGTGCTTTAGGTATATGGTGCGGGTTTCCCATCGGATTAACTACATTAGGTATTATTCTTTATTACCGGTTTAACCGGTTGACTCGTTTATAA